TTCTCTTGTTCCAGTAGTGTACTTGTGTGTAGCATGGCTCAGACAACATCTTGGGCAAGTTTACACATTGTAAGTTTGAAACTACAGTTTAAGTCCTGGGACAGGGAATGCAATATgatactgtttgtttgtttttcttggtAGATAAATTGGTCTTGAAGTTATTATAGATCCAATAATATGTTATGAAAACGTGTTAATTTGAAATGGATATGACAAGCGTGTCTTGGAAGTGTCTGGTTacatacataggcaaaccgaggggggggggttcctaatgcctggaaacccccctccaagcctagggaaCTGTATAACTGAGGGGGCTGgatcctgcccccgcttcacacagctctgcttgaaaagggagatctgtgtgcacctaacagtagtgcaggcagcattgcccatgtatattatggggctaAGAAGAGTTGgcgagcagccaagcactgtctaatattatagccacgcccctatgcctgctggtcacgcccactggcggcgtggtgtggaagccCCCCTCTAATAATCCTGCTTTGCCCCTGACATACTAAACAACACCAAACATCTTGATTCAACTTGTATTTTTTTGtcggtgtgtttttgtttttaacatgcaTCTAAAGCAGCTCAATATGGCCCCTGCAGTAGTACGAACTTCTGCCTAATTGTGACATTGACAACATTGTTTCTCTAAACTGCCCATAATTGGCCCTAGCAGGCCATGGCTTCAGGGTCTCATTGACTTTGATTTGGAGTTTGAAAGTGCTGCAAATATAAAGGCCTGTGATATTGACTATATTGCATCCTTTTAATTGTAGTTAGTCTCGTGCACGCTGATCATGTGCTTCTGAGCTCTGCCAGGGGGTACGTTAGTGCCAAGCATGAATTAAGGCTGGTCCACTGACTCTATTCTCTGTTGTTTCAGCTGGGGCAGCCATATTGCAATGCCTTGACACAAGCACAGCCAGAGTAAAGCATTTCTGTCTGTGTTTATGTAGACTTAAGCCCCTTTTTCTCTCCCCAGGCTGATCTTGATCACCATATTTCTGCTCCTGCTGTGCGGCACCACGGCCAGCTGCATCAAGTTCTGCTGTAATAAGAAGAAGCCTCCGGTGCAGGCTCTGCCCAACCATCCCTATGAAGTGACCGTGATCGCCATAGATAACGACAGCACCATCCACAGCACTGTTACCTGTGAGTAATTTGTATACAATAAAACTACAGCTCAGCGCTTAACACCTGGAGGTTTAAAGTGCATCTGTGGACCTCACACGGCACAGGCAGTTGTTTTGTGGCCTGAACCAGCATTCaggaaaatgcagcctatcaattaacCTCACTGAGACCAGAGGCACCTCGTGACCCTATGCTGGTCCTACTGAATTGGCaggttgaatattggttcagacactacagcagaggtgtcaaaaCTCGGTCCTCAAGGACTAccgacagttcatgttttcaggatttctttactcATGCACAGGTTAATATATTTTACTGGGTCAATAAACCTGttactacagacagaaatccagaaacatgacctgttggtagcccttgaggacagAGTTTGCTCTACAGTTTGTTGGTGACGGGTCTACTTTAATCAGTAGGTTGGATGAAGTGGATCTGGCACCAATGAATCGTCCTGGCATGCTGGATGCCCATGCAGGAGCTTATCCATGTGTTCCAGAAATGCTTGCTTTTAATTGGTATTTAACTTGGCTCCTCCCTCTGGTAGTTCCGCGGTAATGTTTATAAAGCTATACAAACATTGTGGAAATAGGACAACTTCTATTGTAGGTTTAGGAAGAGGAACTGATGTGTTAATTCTCCTGAAcatgcttgtgtgtgtgtttcccATGAGGCTAATTCAGCCACTGCAAAAAATAAACTACACACTCTACTGACAGGTCAATCAACTGTGAATGTGCTGTATCCTGTCCCATAGTATCTGCATTGCACCTCTGTTTTTCCAGTGTCACTTGCAGCCTTGTACTAGCTGACAGGTGCAGTAGGCACTGTAGTGTGCAACATAGTGACTTCACGTCATTTACACAATAGTGTAAATATGTACTAAGTATTACAAGTGGTGGCTACACAACGGATCGCTTGCGAAACAAAGGTTTACGAATGATTACTCCTGAAACTTGGAGGCATCTGTGTAGTTAAACACGCATGTGCCATCATCAGAAATCTACAATTTGAAGTGTTAAATGTTTGCTTGTATACCTTTTTGCATAAAGCTAAAATACAAAACCATAAGTCTTCACCTTCACGGATCTGTAATGCACCAGACTGAAATCTTCAGGTGAAACATTCATTGTTTTATGGTAACCTGATCACCTCCCCTGCTCACCCCACAAATTTAGGACCATGTTCTCATGAAGTCTCATACAAATTAAAAATCTGAGTGCAGTCTTCTAGCACCTGTAATATGACTGGCTCCACCCCTttatatgaatccaccaatccacacagcgCATTTCTGCAAAGCTTTGAGAAGTAACCTCTATCCTAACGTGGCGACTACAGGGATTTGAGACCGTTGTGTAAATATTTAACactttttctgtttattattcAGCCCTATACTACACAGTCTTAGAGAACTTTATTTTCAAATGCTTCACTTGCTCTTTAAATGACTATGATTAAACATGTCTTTTTCTTACAAGGTTGAAGCCTAAATGTTGCCTACGTCCTATTGGTTTGATGTCCTTCAGTGTTGCAGTAAACTCTTATCTTTAACCTATCTTTTGTCTGTTTGCAGCATACAGCTCTGTGCAGTATCCTCATATGTTTGCATTTGGAGACCCTGATCGAAGCACGATGTCTCCACCAGCTTATAGTCTTTATGCTCTAGAGCTCCCTCCAGCGTACGAAGAAGCCATAAAGATGTCTAAGCCCAACACTGAAGTTGGTGCCTCTGTGACTGGCCCCAAGCTAGAAGATATCACCGAACACGAGGGTCCTGAAGAGGAGGCAGACCATCAGCTTAGTCAGCAGGCCTCATCGAATGACACTGACTCGCCACCTCAGTATGAAGAAGCTGAAATTACCCAGGACCACGTCCAGTGATTAACTTTGGACCACATGCTTGCCCTTCCTGGACTTGGCATGGAATCTTGAAGGATCATGTTCTACTACAGTTGCCAGGGGATGAGATCCCACCATATCTGTATCTCTGTGACCTACATATAAGGCATGAACTGTCTAAGTGACGTGG
Above is a genomic segment from Mixophyes fleayi isolate aMixFle1 chromosome 11, aMixFle1.hap1, whole genome shotgun sequence containing:
- the TMEM52 gene encoding transmembrane protein 52; translation: MMACGLNTRGGFMLLCCLQLLISFCLADDDDCEHSGSCNQSTNWVNLWYVWLILITIFLLLLCGTTASCIKFCCNKKKPPVQALPNHPYEVTVIAIDNDSTIHSTVTSYSSVQYPHMFAFGDPDRSTMSPPAYSLYALELPPAYEEAIKMSKPNTEVGASVTGPKLEDITEHEGPEEEADHQLSQQASSNDTDSPPQYEEAEITQDHVQ